The Panacibacter microcysteis genome includes a window with the following:
- a CDS encoding DinB family protein gives MNITTCIARHISEVFEGNNWTEVDIKQTLSDVTWEEATTITAASVNTIAALLFHLDFYNGVIMSRLNGINPVIDEHNGMNVPPIENERQWKQLQQKAFDSTARLAAMVEDFPEERLQELTQRGLQTYYKTLHGIAEHSHYHLGQMVLLKNLVRNMPKAG, from the coding sequence ATGAACATTACCACATGCATTGCCCGACATATCAGCGAAGTATTTGAAGGCAATAACTGGACAGAAGTTGACATTAAACAAACACTGAGTGATGTAACCTGGGAAGAAGCTACGACCATTACGGCAGCGTCGGTAAATACGATTGCGGCACTTCTTTTCCACCTGGATTTTTACAACGGGGTAATTATGAGCAGGCTGAATGGCATAAACCCGGTGATTGATGAGCACAACGGCATGAATGTACCACCCATTGAGAACGAAAGGCAATGGAAACAGTTGCAGCAAAAGGCTTTCGACTCTACTGCAAGACTGGCTGCTATGGTAGAAGATTTCCCGGAAGAAAGGTTGCAGGAACTTACACAGCGTGGTTTGCAAACGTATTATAAAACATTGCATGGCATAGCGGAACATTCACATTACCATCTCGGGCAGATGGTATTACTGAAAAACCTCGTACGCAACATGCCAAAAGCAGGGTAA